One part of the Brevundimonas sp. NIBR11 genome encodes these proteins:
- a CDS encoding CHASE3 domain-containing protein yields MRAEVDRSYETRSQIQRVFSLLQDAETGQRGYVITGDERFLEPYDHATKELDEQMRVLAELFAGETTHAADFAQLETLADRKLASMEQTIDARQTGGSEAGMSVVAAGQGKAIMDDVRDVVARMTEVEAASLDDYARAAQNRTARTEIMVGALFVALLGAIGAAAVLTWRYTVSRQAMLNDLVTTSTRQSAIFDGAIDAIITLNPSGSIETANAAAERMFGYSATELDRRDVSLLVDIATDGDGEFLKRLGASQGALEGGLLRQMEARRKDGETFPVDVALGAMHLPTGTHVVAVVRDISERRRIEQLKDEFVSTVSHELRTPLTSIAGSLGLLAGGAAGPLPEKAARLIQIAQANSQRLVRLINDILDIEKIESGKLRLEMAPLDLREIARRAVEGVRGYADELGVVLTLAEGEAAPVRGDADRLIQVVTNLLSNASKFSPRGGEVRVTVDPETRLARLSVVDQGPGIPDSFRSRIFSKFAQADGSDTRAKGGTGLGLAIAREIAERHGGRLWFESAEGEGATFYLDLPLASETDNSAAGDGPRLLIVEDDADAAEILRTMLESDGFAADVASTGREGLSAARTGVYSALLVDLQLPDADGIGLIRALRAGVDTRDLPVVVVSADTARGMARGRALEVVDWMEKPFDQVRLREAVAAIYEKMSDRKPSILHVDDDRDILEVTASALAGTAEITVAESLAAARTAIARSRPDLVILDLGLPDGSGLELLADLGDEHGRTVPVIVYSAQEMDSALANRVEAVLTKSRTSLAGLTRTVRRLTARKDNK; encoded by the coding sequence GTGCGCGCGGAAGTCGACCGGTCGTACGAAACGCGCTCTCAGATACAACGGGTCTTCTCCCTGCTGCAGGACGCCGAGACCGGGCAGCGCGGCTACGTCATCACGGGCGACGAGCGGTTCCTCGAACCCTACGACCACGCGACAAAGGAACTGGACGAGCAGATGCGAGTCCTGGCGGAGCTATTCGCCGGCGAAACCACGCATGCCGCCGACTTCGCGCAGCTCGAAACCCTCGCCGACCGCAAGCTGGCCTCGATGGAACAGACCATCGACGCGCGACAAACCGGCGGCTCCGAAGCCGGGATGTCCGTCGTCGCGGCCGGACAGGGAAAGGCGATCATGGACGACGTCCGCGATGTCGTCGCCCGCATGACCGAGGTGGAGGCCGCGTCCCTGGATGATTATGCCCGCGCCGCACAGAACCGGACCGCCCGGACCGAAATCATGGTCGGGGCCTTGTTCGTGGCGCTGCTGGGGGCGATCGGCGCGGCTGCCGTGTTGACTTGGCGATACACCGTGTCGCGCCAGGCCATGCTCAACGACCTGGTCACGACGTCGACGCGACAGTCGGCGATCTTCGACGGCGCCATCGACGCAATCATCACCCTGAATCCCAGCGGCAGCATCGAGACGGCCAATGCGGCGGCGGAACGCATGTTCGGATACTCCGCGACAGAACTGGACCGGCGCGACGTCTCGCTGCTGGTGGACATCGCCACCGACGGCGACGGCGAGTTCCTGAAGCGACTGGGCGCATCGCAGGGGGCGCTAGAAGGCGGCCTGCTTCGGCAAATGGAGGCCAGACGCAAGGATGGCGAGACCTTCCCCGTCGACGTGGCCCTGGGCGCCATGCATCTGCCGACCGGCACCCATGTCGTGGCCGTCGTGCGCGACATCTCGGAGCGTCGCCGGATCGAGCAGCTGAAGGACGAGTTCGTCTCGACCGTCAGCCACGAACTGCGCACGCCCCTGACATCCATCGCCGGTTCCCTGGGCCTGCTGGCGGGCGGTGCCGCGGGACCGTTGCCGGAGAAGGCCGCCCGACTGATCCAGATCGCCCAGGCCAACAGTCAGCGCCTGGTTCGTCTGATCAACGACATCCTGGACATCGAAAAGATCGAGTCCGGCAAGCTGAGACTCGAAATGGCGCCGCTGGACCTGCGGGAGATCGCCAGGCGGGCGGTCGAGGGGGTGCGAGGCTATGCCGACGAACTGGGCGTGGTCCTGACCCTGGCCGAGGGCGAGGCCGCTCCCGTGCGCGGCGATGCCGATCGCCTGATCCAGGTGGTGACAAATCTCCTGTCCAACGCCTCGAAATTCTCACCGCGTGGCGGAGAGGTGCGGGTGACGGTCGATCCCGAGACCCGGCTGGCCCGGCTGAGCGTGGTCGATCAGGGTCCGGGCATTCCCGACAGCTTCCGATCGCGAATCTTCTCCAAGTTCGCCCAGGCCGACGGATCGGATACGCGGGCCAAGGGCGGGACCGGCCTGGGCCTGGCCATCGCCCGCGAAATCGCGGAGCGCCACGGCGGGCGTCTGTGGTTCGAATCCGCCGAAGGCGAAGGCGCGACCTTCTATCTCGACCTGCCGCTGGCCAGCGAGACGGACAACAGCGCCGCGGGCGACGGTCCACGTCTGCTGATCGTGGAGGACGACGCCGATGCCGCCGAAATCCTGCGCACCATGCTGGAGAGCGACGGCTTCGCCGCCGACGTGGCCTCCACGGGCCGCGAGGGTCTGTCGGCCGCGCGGACCGGCGTCTATTCGGCGCTTCTGGTGGATCTTCAACTGCCCGACGCGGACGGCATCGGCCTGATTCGGGCCCTGAGAGCGGGCGTCGACACGCGCGACCTGCCGGTCGTGGTCGTCTCGGCCGATACGGCGCGGGGGATGGCGCGGGGTCGAGCGCTCGAAGTGGTCGACTGGATGGAGAAGCCGTTCGATCAGGTGCGACTGCGCGAGGCTGTGGCCGCCATCTACGAGAAGATGTCTGATCGGAAGCCCTCCATCCTCCACGTGGACGACGACCGGGACATCCTGGAGGTCACTGCGTCGGCGCTGGCGGGGACGGCGGAGATAACGGTGGCGGAGAGCCTGGCTGCAGCTCGAACCGCCATAGCGCGCAGCCGACCCGATCTGGTGATCCTGGACCTCGGCCTGCCGGACGGGTCGGGGCTGGAGCTGTTGGCGGACCTGGGTGACGAGCATGGGCGAACCGTGCCGGTGATCGTCTATTCGGCCCAGGAAATGGACAGCGCCCTCGCCAACCGGGTCGAGGCGGTCCTGACCAAGTCACGCACGTCGCTGGCGGGTCTGACCCGCACAGTCCGTCGCCTGACGGCCAGAAAAGACAACAAGTAA